In Papaver somniferum cultivar HN1 chromosome 1, ASM357369v1, whole genome shotgun sequence, a genomic segment contains:
- the LOC113278796 gene encoding probable 3-hydroxyisobutyrate dehydrogenase, mitochondrial, producing the protein MAISRALKVGFSSLKSKYPIPPSSSLYRFFSDSNDSIEKEKVGFIGLGNMGFHMVNNLISSGLYHVSVHDKNFDAMKKFAERGIATKGTPFEVAQTSDIVITMLPSSSNVMEVYTGPNGLLQGGEDVVRPWLFIDSSTIDPQTSRRLSATISNCSLKEKKGYRNTPVMLDAPVSGGVLGAEARSLTFMVGGSEDTYLSASPLFLSMGKNTIYCGGAGNGSAAKICNNLAMAVSMLGVSEALALGQSLGITASTLTKIFNSSSARCWSSDSYNPVPGVMEGVPSSKNYDGGFSSNLMAKDLKLASASAEDIGLKCPLTSQAEEIYVKLCVEGHGSKDFSCVFRHYFSGSDER; encoded by the exons ATGGCGATTTCTAGAGCTTTAAAAGTTGGATTTTCCAGTTTAAAATCCAAATACCCAATCCCACCATCATCATCTTTATACAGATTCTTTTCGGATTCTAATGACTCGATTGAG AAAGAGAAGGTTGGATTTATAGGACTTGGAAATATGGGATTTCATATGGTCAACAATCTCATTTCCTCTGGATTATATCATGTCTCTGTCCATGACAA AAATTTTGATGCAATGAAGAAGTTTGCAGAGAGGGGGATAGCCACTAAAGGAACCCCTTTCGAAGTTGCTCAAACTAGTGATATTGTTATCACCATGCTGCCTTCATCCTCCAAT GTTATGGAGGTTTACACTGGACCAAATGGTTTGCTTCAAGGTGGGGAGGATGTTGTAAGACCTTGGTTGTTCATAGATTCATCCACAATTGATCCCCAGACGTCAAGAAGGCTTTCTGCCACCATATCTAATTGTTCCCTAAAAGAGAAGAAAG GTTACAGGAACACCCCTGTCATGTTAGATGCTCCAGTTTCTGGAGGTGTTCTTGGTGCGGAAGCTAGGAGCCTTACTTTCATG GTTGGTGGCTCAGAGGATACTTATTTGTCAGCAAGCCCTTTATTTTTATCCATGGGAAAGAACACAATTTATTGTGGCGGAGCTGGAaatggctct GCagcaaagatatgcaataatttGGCAATGGCTGTCAGTATGCTCGGGGTGTCAGAAGCCTTAGCTCTTGGTCAGTCACTAGGAATTACTGCAAGTACGTTAACCAAGATATTTAATTCTTCCAGTGCTCGTTGTTGGAGTAG TGACAGTTACAATCCAGTGCCTGGAGTAATGGAAGGAGTGCCCTCTTCAAAGAATtatgatggtggattttcgtccAACCTTATG GCCAAAGACTTGAAACTTGCCTCAGCATCAGCGGAAGATATTGGTCTCAAATGCCCATTGACATCTCAAGCAGAAGAGAT ATATGTCAAGTTGTGCGTGGAAGGTCATGGAAGCAAGGACTTCTCCTGCGTTTTTCGCCATTACTTCTCTGGTTCTGATGAACGTTAA
- the LOC113278803 gene encoding F-box/kelch-repeat protein At3g06240-like, with protein sequence MSTFSSRLPEEFDHEILSRLPAKSVFVCKCVCKTWLSVISNPTFIQSHLNVTVKNNNPSLMLAGYEDSESATSAVHSIKHDLLSEFDGIGVNEMDYPFKSSASNIKLVGSYNGLVCIRIDNDFYCIWNPVTYEYKRLPETPNVNNYEEEDVETYGLGYDCKTDDYKLVIVVDDLSLVEVYTLGSNSWDSIRTVPYRFYGGSGVLISGALHWLGARRGNPSSDLVISFEINSEKFNELQLPKEPLEDNCRWFSAVGVLEGCLCVLALDKNTGSPAEVWVMRDYGVRESWTKITTVTGGTVEYPLMSLKNDKILFWSFQGIPVLHDRKDGSSSHLNVCSPVDYTSALNYFETLVSLNSAT encoded by the coding sequence ATGTCGACGTTCTCAAGCCGTCTTCCAGAggaattcgaccatgaaatccTCTCAAGGTTACCGGCTAAATCAGTATTTGTCTGTAAGTGTGTTTGCAAAACTTGGTTGTCCGTTATTTCTAACCCTACTTTCATTCAGTCCCACCTCAATGTTACTGTCAAAAATAACAACCCTAGTCTCATGCTTGCTGGTTATGAGGATTCGGAGTCTGCTACTTCTGCCGTACACTCTATTAAGCATGATTTGTTGTCTGAATTTGATGGTATTGGTGTTAATGAGATGGATTACCCATTCAAGTCATCAGCTTCTAATATTAAACTAGTGGGTTCTTACAATGGTTTGGTTTGTATTAGGATTGATAATGATTTCTACTGTATTTGGAACCCCGTTACATATGAATACAAGAGATTACCCGAAACACCGAATGTGAATAATTATGAGGAGGAGGATGTAGAAACATATGGTCTTGGTTATGATTGCAAGACAGATGATTACAAGTTGGTAATTGTGGTGGATGATCTATCTTTGGTTGAAGTATATACTTTGGGATCAAATTCGTGGGATAGCATCCGAACCGTCCCTTATCGGTTTTATGGTGGGTCTGGGGTACTTATcagtggagctcttcattggttagGCGCAAGGCGTGGCAATCCGTCCTCGGACTTGGTAATCTCCTTTGAGATCAACAGTGAGAAATTCAATGAATTGCAACTACCAAAAGAACCTTTGGAAGACAACTGTCGTTGGTTTTCGGCTGTAGGAGTTTTAGAAGGATGCCTTTGTGTACTTGCCCTAGACAAAAACACTGGATCTCCCGCTGAAGTATGGGTCATGCGAGATTACGGAGTTCGCGAATCTTGGACTAAGATCACTACAGTTACTGGAGGTACCGTAGAATATCCATTAATGTCTCTAAAGAACGACAAGATTTTATTCTGGAGTTTCCAGGGTATTCCGGTTTTACATGATCGAAAAGATGGAAGTTCGAGTCACCTGAATGTTTGTAGTCCTGTGGACTATACATCAGCGCTGAACTATTTTGAAACCTTAGTCTCGCTTAACTCTGCTACTTAG